Proteins encoded together in one Lathyrus oleraceus cultivar Zhongwan6 chromosome 5, CAAS_Psat_ZW6_1.0, whole genome shotgun sequence window:
- the LOC127079679 gene encoding uncharacterized protein LOC127079679 codes for MAESLATHNEALETQISLLAQTHLGTSLEKYVNIVITSTKKQIENPKESDNEVEKSYGKKGVVIKKNPLTPTKWEVVKEVEKEAPYVVPHPYNPPIPFPHRFMEAKVDSQSKRYVEVLEDIHTNTSLSKGLHEKRKLEDHETRELISVKRGRLNFDVVDERIEAKPEKLILKIEQEPPPTN; via the coding sequence ATGGCAGAGTCCCTAGCTACACACAACGAGgcattggagactcaaatctccctaCTTGCACAAACACATCTAGGAACCTCCCTTGAGAAATATGTAAATATTGTAATAACCAGTACTAAAAAACAAATCGAAAATCCTAAGGAGAGTGATAATGAGGTTGAGAAGAGTTATGGTAAGAAAGGAGTAGTGATTAAGAAAAATCCACTGACACCAACCAAATGGGAGGTTGTCAAAGAGGTAGAGAAGGAAGCACCTTATGTTGTTCCTCATCCCTATAACCCACCTATTCCTTTCCCACATAGGTTTATGGAAGCTAAGGTAGACTCCCAATCCAAAAGGTATGTTGAGGTATTGGAAGATATCCATACAAATACATCTTTGTCTAAGGGCCTGCACGAAAAGAGAAAATTAGAGGACCATGAAACTAGGGAACTCATTAGTGTTAAAAGGGGAAGGTTAAACTTTGACGTGGTGGATGAAAGAATTGAAGCCAAACCTGAAAAGTTGATACTCAAGATAGAGCAAGAACCACCCCCCACAAATTAA